The DNA sequence CGCGCGAAGCGCGCCGTCGCCAGCCATGAGCGAGGTGTCCGGACACGTCGTCGGCGAATCGCCGCTGCGCATCTGGGGTTTGCCTTCGGCGCTGCGGCTGCGCCGTCAGCTCGAGCGCGCCGGCGCCGGCGCCGGCGAGTCCTTTGCGGACCGCGTCGTGTCGCTGCGAGCCGACTGGGTCTACGACCAGGCGATCGTGCGCGGCCTGGTCGCGGCGCATGAAGACTGCGCGCTCGTCGCGGACGGCGGCAAGTGCGTGGGGGTGAGCATCCGTGCCGAGCGGCGCGACGAGACCGCAACAACGCTCGCCGCCTACGGCGTTCCGCCGGGCGTGCGCGCCGTGAGTGTGGCCGAGGTCGCCAGCGGCTACGACGACAAGCTGCGCAAGCGCGAGCTGCCCTACCTCATGCCGCTTACGTCCGAGACGCTGCCGGCAGTCGAGCGCCGCGTCTTCGGTGGCGCCTACAAAGGCGTGACGGATGCGGTCACGCTCTACCTCTGGCCCGCGCCCGCGCGGGCGGCGACGCGCTTCTGTGCGCGCCACCGCATCACGCCCAACCAGGTCACGTTCGCAAGTCTCCTGCTCGTCCTGGCCGCGATGTGGCTGTTCTGGACCGGCCGCTACGGCCTCGGACTGGTCGCCGCCTGGGCGATGACATTCCTCGATACGGTCGACGGCAAGCTCGCTCGCGTCACGCTGCAGTCGACGCGCTTCGGCGACGTCTTCGATCATGGCATCGATCTCATCCATCCGCCGTTCTGGTGGTGGACGTGGATGGTGGGGCTGCCGGCCGCCGGCTGGCAGCTGGCGGACCCTTCGCCGGTTCTCACGGCACTTGTGGCGGGTTACGTATTGCAGCGGCTGGAGGAAGGGGTGTTCATCGCGTGGTTTCGCATGGACATGCACACCTGGCAGCGATTCGATAGCCGCTTCCGCCTGATCACGGCCCGGCGCAATCCGAACCTCGTCATTCTCACCGTGGCGGCCGTCGCGGGACGGCCGGATATCGGCATCGTGGCCGTTGCAGTCTGGACGATGCTCTCGCTGCTCATTCATACGGTGCGCCTCACGCAGGCGGCATGGGTGCGCCGCCAGCGGCCGCTGCGCTCGTGGCTCGCGCCCTGAGGGCTGATTCGCCGCCGCACCCGGCGCTCGCGGCGCTGATCGAACCGGAGCTTCGAGCCGCGGTTCCTCGTGAGATCACGGTGTTCGCCGAGCGGCTTGCCGCGCGCGCGCCCGCGGGGGTCGCTGCCGTGCTCTTCTATGGGTCGGCGCTGCGCGAGCAAGCGCTCGATACGCTGTTCGACTTCTATCTGCTGGTCGATCGCGCCGGCGCCTGGCCGCAAAGCCGCTTTGCCGCCGCTTCCAATCGCGTGCTGCCGCCGAATGTAGGCTATGCGGAGGAGACAATCGAAGGGCGCATGTTGCGGGCGAAGTACGCAGTCATGACAACTGCGCAGTTTCGCCGCGCAATGGCCGCGCGCTCGCTCGACACCACGCTATGGACGCGCTTCTCGCAGCCGTGCGCTTGCATCTACGCGCGCAGCGATGCGGACCGCACCGAGGTGCTCGGCGCCGTCTGCAGCGCGGCGATGGCGGCCGGATACTGGGCCGCCGTGCTGGGTCCCGGGCGTGGCGAAGCCGTTGCGTACTGGAATGCACTCTATGCACGCACCTACGAGCTCGAGCTGCGAGTGGAGTCGGCGAGCCGCAGCGACGCGGTCGTTGCGCGCGCGCGCGGGCGCTATGCGCGCCTGCTCCCGGCTTCGTGGCAGGCCGCCGGCGTCGCGTACGAAGAGCATGCGGGTGAGCTGCGTCCGATCCTTACGCTGCGCGCCCGCGCCGGTGCGCTGCGAAAATGGACGCTTCGGCGCCGCTTCGGGCGCCCGCTCAATGTGCTGCGGCTCCTGAAGGCGGCGTTCACCTTCGACCGAGCGCTGGACTACGTCGTATGGAAAGTCGAACGCCATTCGGGCGTGCGCCTTCCCGTCGCGCCGTGGGAACGGCGCTTTCCGCTGCTCGCCGCCCCGGGCGTGTATTACCGGCTGCGCCGCCGCGGCCTGCTTCGCTAGCGGGGCAGCCAGCCGGCCGCGCGGTACCAGGCCACGGTGTCGGCGAATCCGGACTCGATCTCGAAGCGGGGGGTCCAGCCCGCCGGCCTCGCCTGCTCCGCGGGCGACACGGACCAGTCGAGGTGGGAAATTTCGCGCAGCTTGTGCGAGTTCAGCATCGTCGCCGAGCCGAGCAGCCGCCCGACATCGCCAGCCCATGCGACGGTGTGCAGCAGCGCCCGCGGCGCCCGTACGAGCCGCGCATGCGGATTGCCGACGGTGCGCGCGGCCATGCCGAGAATCTCGGCCCAACCGTAGCCTGCCGGCTGCGCGTCCGCCGCTGACAGCACCTCGCCCTGCGGCTCGGATGCCGCCATCTTCACGATGAGCCGTGCGAGATCCTGCACGTGAATGAGCGCCACCCGCGCCTGCGGCGGTGCCGGCAGCGCCACGATGCGGTGACGCGCAAGTTGGAAGAATCGCAGCGTCTCCGGATCGGCGGGACCGTATACGGCCGCCGGGCGCAGCACCGTGACACGAGATCCGAGGATTTCGCGCACGGCGTCTTCGCCGGCGCGCTTGCTCGCGGCGTAGTCCGAGATGCCCGGCTCGCGTGCGGCGAGCGTCGAGACGAGGACGAAATGGCCCTGCGGCGCGAGCCGCCGTGCGATGCCGGCAAGCGAGGCGCTCGCCGCGCCGTTGACCTCGAAGAACTCGCGCCGCCTTGCGGCCTTGATGAGGCCCGCGGCATGGATCACCGCGTCCGCGCCTTCGACCAGGCGCTCGAGCGCCGCCGCATCGGCTAGCGTGCCGGGCACGACTTCGGGGCTGAGCCCGCGCCAATCCGGTATGCGCGGCTCGCGCCGGACAAGCACCCGCACCCGCCACCCGGCCTGCGCGAGCGCGGACACGAGATGGCGGCCGATGAAACCCGTCGCGCCCGTCACCGCCGCAAGCGGCGCGTCGGGGCTGGCCGGTTCAGTCGAAATCATTGAGGCACAAATGGGTTTCGATGCAGGATGCCGTTGGCCTGTTGTTGTGGCGCATATTACTATCGCTCGGTTGCGTTGCGCCCGTCCCCGAGATCACCGGATCCCTCAGGTCACTCGCCGGAAGCTACGAGGTCGCTTCAACTGGTGTGCCTCCGAAGAGGTAGTGCAGGAGCTTCCCCCGTCGCGCTATCACCTTGCAAAGGCTCTCTGGATTGCGTACTGTGTGCTTGTAATACGTGCATACGGAGGTTGCAATGGCGCTGTCGGTGAGGTTGGACCCGGCGTTGGAGGCTCGAGTGGATCAGGAAGCCAAGCGGCTGGGTATGACGAAGTCGGATTTCGTGAAAGATGCGCTGGAGCGTGTGCTCGGGGTGAAGAACCCATACACCCTGCTCAAGGCCACGCGTAGCCTCAGGCCCATGGGCGATCCGAGAGCGTCCGAGAACGTCTCTGCAAGGATGAAGGCGAAGCTTCGTGCGAAGCGTGCTGATTGATGCGGGGCCGATGATCGCGCTCTTCGCGGTCGATGATCGGCATCACAAGCGCTTCGATCGGATCATCGAGAACCTGGCGCCGCAAGGACTGCGGCTCCTCACCACTTGGCCCTGTGTCGTCGAGGCCGCTTATCTGCTCGATACCCCGCAACGCTACGAAATGCTTACCTGGATCGAAACAGGAGGCACTCTGGTGTACCCGTTCGAACCGTATCACCTCGGGGATATGGTGGGTTGGATGAAGCGTTACGCCACACGCAGCAAACGGGAGATGGATCTGGCGGACGCATCCCTCTATTGGCTGGCAATCGAAACGGACGTTACGGACGTCATGACCGTTGACGTTGCTGATTTCTCTCGCTACCGATTGCCGGACGGGCGCGCCTTTACCATCATGTGACGCGCCGTCGATGTCAGCTACCTTGCGAAATCACAGTGCGGCCTCAGCGCTGCAGACGGCCGAGGCGCTCGCGATCGAGTGCCTGACCTTCGGCGTCGCGCCGGGGGCGATCCCGAGCGGCAAGCCGCCGGTGCGCATCTTCCTCGGCACCGAGGAGGCGCAGCAGCGCGCCGAGCGGGTCTTTCTCTACACGGTGCACAAGCACCGCGACCCGGCGCGCGTATACCAGGTCTATCTCATGAAGGACCTGCCCGGATTCGACCGCAGGACCTGGCGCACCGGCTTCACCCAGTACCGGTTCGCAATTCCGGAGCTCGCGGGCGGACACGGCCACGCCATCTACAACGACGTCGACCAGATCTATCTCGCCGACCCGGCGGCGTTGTTCGATCTCGACTTGCAGGGCTGCGGCTATCGGGCGGTTGCGGCCAACGACACCTCCGTGATGGTCATGGATTGCGCGCGCATGCTGCGCTGGTGGAACCTTCTGTCCGCGCAGGCCGGCGGTAAGCGCGATCTGGTTGATGCACCTGCCGCAGAGCCCGGTCTTTGGGGGGCGCTCGACGGCGGCTGGAATGCGCGCGATCTTGAGTACCGTCCGGGCGAGTCGAGGCTACTTCACTACACGACGCTGCACTTGCAGCCGTGGCGGCCGACCCCCGAGCAATACTCCTACCATCCGCATCCGCTGGGCGCGCTTTGGCTGCAGCTCGAGCGTGAAGCCGACGCGCAGCGTTACCAGCCGTTCACGCGCGAGCGGCCGAGCGGCGCCTATCGCCGGCTTCTCGCCGAGCGGCGGGCACCGCTGCTACCTGCAGCCCCCGCGGAGACGGTTGCCGTCCTGGGGTACCTCGAGTTGCTGCCGCCAGTGGACCGGGCATGGTTTCTCGAAGGGCTGTTTGCCGCGGCACGGCGCTCCGTACGGCTGCGCGTCGACTTGCGGCAGGTGGCCGCGCCAGCCGATCGGTCGGCTCCGCCGCGGCTGACGGATGCGGCGCAGTGGTGGCGCGAGGGCCTCGCCGAAGCCGCCGAGCGCCGGCCCGGCGTGGCATGGGAGCTCGAGCTCATCGAGCCCGGCGGCTCGCGCTGCTTCGAGTACCGGCCGCCGCAGGGCGCGCCGCGCGTATGGGTGCTGCTCGGCCGGCACGAAGGCGACAACCGTCAGCTGCTCGCGCTCGCCGAAGCGCTCGGCTCGCCTTTCGAGACGCGCAGGCTCGTATTCAAGCGGCGGCGCCTCATCCTGCCCATGTGGTTGCAGGGCGCCTCGCTCGCGCGGCTGGATCGACGTCGCTCCGAGGAACTGAGTCCGCCATGGCCCGATCTCGTGCTTGCGTGCGGACGCTACAGTGCGCCCGTGGCGCGCTGGATTCGGCGCCGCTCGGGGGGCATGGCGCGCCTGGTGCAGCTCGGGCGGCCGCAAGCGCCGCTCGATGCCTTCGATCTCGTGGTGACAACGCCGCAGTACGGCCTGCCCGGGCGCGCGAACGTCTTGCACAACGTGCTGCCGCTCAACCGCACGCTTCCAGGGTGGAGCGAACGTGCCGCTGCGGCATGGCTGTCGCGACTCGAGCCGCTGCCGCGCCCGTGGATCGGTCTGCTCGTCGGCGGCAACAGTTCATCGAGCGAGCTGAACGAAGCGGCCGCCCGGCGGCTGCGCGAACAGGCCGAAGCGCTGGCGAAGACGCGGGGCGGGTCGCTCCTCGTCGCCACGAGCCCCCGAACGCCCGCCGCAGCGGCGGACATCCTGCTCGCCCAATCCGCCATTCCGGGTGCGCGCTACCGTTGGCGCGCGCACGATCCCGAAAACCCCTACCCGCTATTCCTGGCACGAGCCGACGAGCTGATCGTCACCGGCGATAGCGCTTCGATGCTTGCCGAGGCGTGCGCGTCCGGCCGTCCCGTGCATTACGTCGCCTTGCCTTGGCCGAAGAAACGTCGACGCGTCTCCGAGCTCGCGCTACGGCTGCTCGCACGCCGGCGAAACCGCCTCGGCGAGCGCGGCACGCCGAAGCAGCAGGACCGCGTCGAGCGGTGGCTCGACAAGCTGCTCGCTGCCGGCGTGCTGCGGCCGCGCCGCGACCTCGGCGCGCTGCACGCGGCGCTACGTTGGGCAGGCCTGGCGCAGCCGCTCGGCGAGCCGTCATCGTCGATGCAGCGGGTGGCCTCGGAAGATCTCGATCGCACCGTGGCCGCGGTGCGGCGCCTGCTCTCGAGCGGCCGAGCTGCGGCGCCATGACGCGGCTCGAGGCTCCGGCGCTCGCAACGCAGCCAAGAACAATCGCGCTGTTGCTTCCTTCCCTGGCTGCAGGCGGCGTGGCCCGTTCGGTACTCCACCTCGCGGGCGCCTTCCGCAATGCCGGGCATGCGGTGGATCTCGTGCTCTGCAAGGCAGAAGGACCGTACATCGAGTCGGTGCCTGACGCAGTGAACGTGGTGGCGTTGCGGCGCGAGAGCCCGCTCGTCGCCCGCGCGCGGCTTCTGCGACTCGACCCGCGCGGCGCGGCCGAATTGGCGCGCCCGGCATTGCTTGCCTGGCGTCCCGCCCCGGTGCAGCCGTATCTCTGCGACCTGGCCCGCTACCTCGATCGTGTTCGACCCGACGTCCTGCTTTCGGCCAAGACGCCGACCAACCTGCTCGCCCTGTGGGCGCGCCGCTGGAGCAAGGCTCACACGCGCGTCGTCGTCGCGGAGCACACGCAGCTGTCGCAATCGATAGCCCGGAATCACAAGTGGCGCTGGCGATACATTGCGCCGCTGGTCGGGCGCACCTACGCAGAGGCCGACGCCATCGTCTGTGTTTCGGATGGCGTCGCGGACGATCTCGCCCGCACCGCCCGATTGCCGCGATCGCGCTTGACGACGATCTACAATCCCGTCGTTACGCCGGCGCTCGCCGCGCGCGCGGCCGAGCCGCCGCCGCATCCGTGGCTCGAGGCACGCGCTGATCCACCGGTCGTGGTGGCCGCCGGCCGCCTTGCCCCGCAGAAGAACTTTGCGCTGCTGCAACGCGCCTTCGCACGGCTTAGGGCCCAGCGTCCGGCCCGCCTCCTGATCCTGGGCGAAGGGCGCGAGCGGTCCCGGTTGGAAGCGGCTGCGCACGAGCTCGGCATCGCTGCCGACGTCGCGCTTCCGGGGCATGTGGCGAACCCCTATGCCGCGTACTCGCGCGCGTCGCTTTTCGTGCTTTCGTCCGACTGGGAAGGGCTGCCGACGGTCCTCATCGAGGCACTGGCCTGCGGCTGCCCGGTGGTGAGCACCGATTGCCCGAGTGGTCCGGCCGAAATCCTGGAGCACGGGCGCTACGGTACGCTCGTCCCCGCAGGCGATGCCGTGGCTCTGGCGCAAGCCATGGCCCGCACGCTCGACCAACCGCCGGCCGCCGACATGCTGCGCCGGCGCAGCGAAGCGTTCACGCTGGAACGAAGTGCGCAGCGGTATCTCGAACTGCTGGACGGGCTGCTGCCGGCGACCACAACCGAAAGTTGATGCGGCATGCAGCCGACATGGATCGATGCCGGTTCGTTCGCACCTGGCCGCGCTTGCGGGCGCTGTCACAGCGCGTGCTACGATGCACCGATATAGAGGCCATTCATCTTGTCGTCGTCCGCCGGCCGCTTCTCAAACCTCATCGTCGCTTCCACCTGCTACCACGTCATACTGGCCTGCCTGATCGCGCGCGATGCACGCTTCGCCGGGCCGAGCCTGCTGGTCGTGAATGCACGCCGTGAGCAGATGGCCGCGCTGTGCGAGCCGCTCGCACAGGCAGCCGACAGTCCGTTTGCCGCCACCATGCCGCTGCCCGAGGTCGACGGCCGCAAGCCCGCGCGGGAACGCGCGCTCGGCCGCTGGCTTGCACAGCTCGATGACCGTGTTCGCGTCGAGCGCGTATTCGTTTTCACCGATCTGACGCCCGAGCTGCAGCTGCTCTGCCGGCGCGCGCGCGCGCGCGGCGCGCTCACTTTCTGCGCGGAGGATGGCGGCGCCGCCTATTCCTCGCAGAGCGCCGCTGCGCCATGGCGGCTGCATTGGCAGCGGGTCGTGCGCTTCGGTCCGTGGATCCAGAACGTGACCGCGAGCGGCAGCAGCCGCCACGTACAGACCTGCCTCGCCCTGCACGCCACGCTCGTACGTCCCGAGCTGCAGCGCAAGCCGGTGTGGTCGCTGCAGCCAACGGCGTTGCCGGATCTGCTTGCTTCGAGCTGGATCGGCCGGTTCCTGGCGCACTACGGCGTTTCGCACGATGCGCTTGTCTGTGACGAGCTGTATGCCCCGGCGCGCACCCGAACGGCGCAGGCGCGCGAACGGCTGCGGGGGGGGTTGCGTGAGGAGATCCGAGCGGCGCGGCAGGCAGGCCGCGACTGCATCGTGAAGTATCATCCGCGCGAACGGGAGGACTTCCTCGGCGCGGCGGCGTTGGGCGCCCGCCTGCTGCCCGCGGCGATCCCGGCGGAGCTCGTCTATCTCGCCAGCGGCGCCCGGCTCAGCCGCGTGATCGGCGACGCCGGGACGACCCTCCTGACCGCGCGCTGGCTGGTGCCGCATGCTCATGCGTTTTCGGCGCTCGAGCTCGCGGGACGCGGCGACGATGCCTGGTACGTACGCACGCTCGATCGGCTCGGAGTGCAGCGGCTGAGCTAGCCCGGAAATTTTCACCGGGCCGACCCGCGCCGGGATGAAAGCTTCATGAGTGGTTTTTGGCCGATCCGGCGCGCAAGCCCGGCTTCCCAAGGGAGCACAAGGTACGATGCATTTCAGTAGCCTGTCCGAGGCGGACCTGCAATTGTCCCGGAACGACATCATGCGGGTCATGGCGCCATTCGTGAAGCGGCGCATCGAGGGCGACGATGCCGAGTGGGACGCCATCGTGCGCAAGCGCAAGAAGAACATCCTGCGGCGGAATTTTCGTCGCATGACGCTGGGCTGGCTGCCGCGGCATCAGCGCCGGCCCGCTTCGATCATCGACGAGTACACGCAAGTATGGCGCGTCGGCTACGGCAGCTACGATCCGGCCAACCCGCCCGCGCGCTACCGTCCCTGGCACTGGGGCGAGGAGCGCCTGCTCGCGAACGATTTCGGCGCCGCGCGTTTCCGGCAGCTCGTGCTGGTGCGGCTGATCGAGCGGCTGCAGCCGCGCAGCGTGCTCGAGGTGGGATGCGGGCTCGGCATTCACCTGATCCTGCTGGCGTGCCGGTTTCCGCAGATTGCGTTCACCGGCGTCGAGCTGACCGGCGAGGGCCACGGCGCCGCACGCAAGTTGCAGCAGCTCGAGCGGCTTCCGGAACACCTGGTTGCCTTCGCGCCCGAGCCGTTGCAGGACCTGACGGCGTTTCGCCGCATCGACTTCCGCCAGGGCGACGCTACCGCACTGACGTTTCCCGAGGCCAGCTTCGACCTGGTCTACACGGTGCTCGCACTGGAACAGATGGAGCGCGTGCGTGAACGCGCGCTGGCCGAAGTCGCGCGGGTCACGCACCGCCATTACTTCGGCATCGAGCCGTTTCGCGACGTCAACGACAGCGGCTGGGAGCGGCTGTACGTGCTCGGGCGCGACTACCTGCGCGGCAGAATCGCCGATCTGCCGCGCCATGGGCTCGTTCCGACGCTCGCGTTCAGCGATTTCCCGCAGGAGCGCTTCCTCAAGGCCTGCGCGGTGTTGACGGAAAAGCGCAGCAGCGAGCCGGGCGCTTTTTTCTGTCAGGATGCGGGTGCGGAAGGGTCGAGGGCGAGCGACGGCGTCAACGCAGGTCGCAGCGTGCGCCAGTCGACATAGGGCGCCGCCATGCGCAGAAGCGGCGAAGCGAGCATACGCGCTGCGGCCCAGGGGCCCATCGCCCGCCCGGCCTGCTTGCAAAGGACGAACCAGCGCTTGCCCACCGCGCGCGTGAGCGAGGCTTGCCGGTAGCGGCCGACTTGCCGATTGGCTGCGAGCAGGTCGCCGAGCCACGCCTCGGCCCACTGCAGATACTCGCGCTCGGCCAGGCCGCCGCGCGAGAGCAGGTAGTGCTGCTCCAGGTCCGCCTCGCTGGGCGACAGGCCGAGCGCCTCGAGTTGCGCGCGGTTGATCGCCATCTTGCGTTCGCGCCCGAGGTCTTGGGTGAGGCCCGTGTAGCGCCCGGCATGCTGGCGGCCGCACACGAGGATGGTCGCAAGGTTCGCCATCGAATGGCGTTCGGCAAGCCGCACGTGCATGTCATAGTCCTGGCAGCGCGGGAAATCTTCACCATACCGATACGTTTGCAGCACCGCCGTGCGCGCCATGATCGAGCGGTTGGAAAGGCAGCAGCGGAACAGGAGCTCGGCGTCGACATCCGGTGCGGCGATCGGCTGGCGGCGCACGCGGCGCGCGAGCCGGCCTTGTTCGTCCATGAAGCTTCCCCAGCTTCCCACCTGCACGTGGTCGCGGTGGGCATCGAGGAAGCGGACCTGGCTTTCCAGGCGTCCGGGATAGGCGTAGTCGTCGCTGTCCAGCAGCGCGATGTATTCGCCGCGGGCGAGCTCCAATCCCCGGTTGCGCGTGCGCGGGATGCCGAGATTGGCGCCGTTGGACTCGACCCGCACGCGCGGGTCGCGTGCAGCGTAGCGCTCGAGCAGTGCGAGACTGCCGTCGGTGGAGCCGTCGTCGACCAGCAGCAGCTCGAAATCCGTGAAAGCCTGCGCCAGGATGCTGTTCACCGCGACGCACAGATAGCGGCTGCGGTTGTAAACCGGAATGAATACGCTGACCTTCGGAGCGCCGGCCATCGGTCTTGCTTCAGGCGGCGAGGAGCTTGCGCAGGCGCGTAGCGAGCGTGGCGCGCTCGATGACGACGATGAACACTTTGCGCAGCGTTTCCGGCGGGCACCGGATCTCGCGTACGCCGTGCCAGGAGTTGCCGTTGCGTACGAACAGAAGACTGCGATTGCCGAGTGTTTCGGACGGCTCGACCGACGCGAAGTCTTCGAAGGCAGGCGCCGAGTGCGGACTGAAGCGGCCGCCGTCGTCGAGGATGACGGTTTCGCCGCCCCAGGCCGGATCCCAATCGTCTGCGGTATTGAAGTAGAAGATGTGCGAGCCCAATTTGCGTTTCGCGTCGCAGTGGGGCGAGACCGACGCGCTGGCCGGCGTGTAGTGCCAGTGGAACCGCAGCTCGAAGCCATCGGTTCCCATCGCACGCGCAAGCCAGGTCTGGTAGACCGGCCCCTGCAATTCGTCGATGAAAGACTGCCAGCTCGGCGGCAGGGCCAGGCCCGGCTGATACTCCAGGGCGTAACGGTCGTGGCTCTGCTGGCCGTAGCGGCGCGCCTTGCCGAAGAGTTCCTGGAACATCGCGAGCGGCGGCAGCGCCTCCCGCAGCCGCTGGAAGGCTTCCTCGCGCAGCACGCCGGCGAGATTGCACCACGGGTACGGGCGCTGGTTGCGGAACGCCTGAGGATCGAGGCGGCTCAGGGTCGATTCATCGAGGTACTGCATGGTCACCTTCCTCCTTCCAGACCGGCATTGTCGCACGCGCCGGCGGGTACTTGTGCCAGCGACGGTGATGCCAGCTCCACAGCTCGGGATGGCGCAGCGCCTGCCGCTCGGAAGCACGTGCCAGGCGCTCGACGTCGGTTGCAAGCGGCCCGCAGGCGGGCGGCAGCGGCGGCTCGATGCGAAAGCGCCAGGCGCCGTCGTATCCCGTGGCGAGAATCGGCAGCACCGGTGCCCGCGTGTGGCGGGAGAGCAGTGCGGGTCCCGCAGCCACCGCCATGTCCTTGCCGAGAAAGCGCACGACGATCCCGTCCTGCGGGCTTCTCACGCCTTGGTCGATGGTGACGAACACGAGGCGCCCGCGCTTCACCGCTGCCAGCATCCGACTGTAGGCGTGCAAACCCTCGTTCGCGAGGATGCCCTCGATGTCGTATCGGGCCAGGCCGTGCGCGAAAAATCCCGCCGGCGCCATGCGCGACTGCCGATACACGACACTCACCGGCCAGCCTGCCGCCGCGAGACGCACCACGAGCAATATGCCGTTTCCGGCGTGCGTGCCGAGCAGGATCGCGCCGCGGCCCTCGGCACGCGCGCTCTGCAGATTCTCCATGCCTTCGAGCGCAAGCCGCGAGGCGAGCGCGCGCTCGTCCTGGCGGCGATCGAGCATCGCCAGGATTTCGAGCGTCGTCTGGGCATTCGCGTGATGGGCGCGTCGCAGTTGCGCCTCGACCCAGGGATCGCCGACCGACCGGCCCAGGGCGAGCGCCATGTCGCGCGCGCAGCGCCGCCGCCGGCGCCAGGCCACACGGTATTCGAGCTCGCCGAGCAGTTTCGCCAGCGCGGGCGCATGGCGGAACCCGGTCGCGCGGGCGAGGACCCGGAGTGCGACGAAAAGGCAGACTCGCCCGCCGCGGCGCAGCCATCGCATGGGCTCAGCCATGCCGGAATGCGCGCGCGGCAGGCGCGGGCGCCGCCGGCACGGACGTGCGTATCTCGCGACCTTCCACGCGGTAGAGACGGTCGGCGATCTGCATCAGACGCTCCTGGTGCGCGACCGCGAGCATCGTCAGCTTGCCCTTGAGGTGGCATAGCGTCTCGAGCACGATTGCCTGCGCTTCGGGATCCAGGTTGCTGGTGGCTTCGTCGAGGATCAGCAGACGCGGCTTGTGGATGAGCGCCCGGGCGATCGCCAGGCGTTGGCGCTGTCCGCCGGAAAGGCGCGAGCCGCCTTCGCCGATGCACGTGTGCACGCCTTCCGCCATCGCCTCGACGAACTCGAGCGCATCGGCTGCGCGCAGCGCCGCTGTCAGCTCCTCTTCCGGGACCGGTTCGCCGAGCGTGACGTTGTACGCCACCGATTCGTTCAACATCACCGATTCCTGCGGCACGTACCCGATCTGGCAGCGCCAGGCGCGAAGATCCATCTCGGTCAGAGGCACATCGTCCACCAGGATGCGGCCGCGGTCGGGCTGCAGCAGCCCGGTCACGAGGTCGAGCACCGTGGTCTTGCCGGCGCCCGAGGGGCCCGCCAGAACCGTCAGCTCGCGCGCGGGCAACACGAACGACTGGTCCTGCAAGATGGTGACACCGTCATAACTGAAGCTCACCCGCTCGAAGCGGATTTCGCGCTCGAGCTCGACGCGTTGCGAGCCGCCGGCGCTCTCGCGCTGCGCGCGCGCCGCATCGATCGCCGCGGCAATCGACCAGTAAGCGCTCTCGCGCATCGCGACCTGCTGAAAGGCGCGTTGGCTCTTGGACAGGTAGTTCACGACCCGCGCGAGCAGGAACAGCATCACCAGCAGGCTCGCCATCGGCATTTCGAGCACGACCAGCCCGAGGTAGAACCCGATGCAAACCATGATCGCGAGCAGCGGCTCCTGCAGGGCTGACAGCGCCTCCTTGGCGACCACCTGCCGGCGCAGCGCGCGCCGCAACTGGCGCGTGAGATCGGAGAGCAACGCCTCGACGTGGCTTTCGCGCGCCATCGCCTTGAGTGGCTTGGCGGCTGCGAGGCGGCTGCCGACCGCGCCGAGCAGAGACTTGAACAGCTCGGTCTGGTGCCGGCTTGCACGCCGCGACTTGCGGATCAGCCGGC is a window from the Betaproteobacteria bacterium genome containing:
- a CDS encoding SDR family NAD(P)-dependent oxidoreductase, which codes for MISTEPASPDAPLAAVTGATGFIGRHLVSALAQAGWRVRVLVRREPRIPDWRGLSPEVVPGTLADAAALERLVEGADAVIHAAGLIKAARRREFFEVNGAASASLAGIARRLAPQGHFVLVSTLAAREPGISDYAASKRAGEDAVREILGSRVTVLRPAAVYGPADPETLRFFQLARHRIVALPAPPQARVALIHVQDLARLIVKMAASEPQGEVLSAADAQPAGYGWAEILGMAARTVGNPHARLVRAPRALLHTVAWAGDVGRLLGSATMLNSHKLREISHLDWSVSPAEQARPAGWTPRFEIESGFADTVAWYRAAGWLPR
- a CDS encoding methyltransferase domain-containing protein; protein product: MHFSSLSEADLQLSRNDIMRVMAPFVKRRIEGDDAEWDAIVRKRKKNILRRNFRRMTLGWLPRHQRRPASIIDEYTQVWRVGYGSYDPANPPARYRPWHWGEERLLANDFGAARFRQLVLVRLIERLQPRSVLEVGCGLGIHLILLACRFPQIAFTGVELTGEGHGAARKLQQLERLPEHLVAFAPEPLQDLTAFRRIDFRQGDATALTFPEASFDLVYTVLALEQMERVRERALAEVARVTHRHYFGIEPFRDVNDSGWERLYVLGRDYLRGRIADLPRHGLVPTLAFSDFPQERFLKACAVLTEKRSSEPGAFFCQDAGAEGSRASDGVNAGRSVRQST
- a CDS encoding glycosyltransferase, whose translation is MAGAPKVSVFIPVYNRSRYLCVAVNSILAQAFTDFELLLVDDGSTDGSLALLERYAARDPRVRVESNGANLGIPRTRNRGLELARGEYIALLDSDDYAYPGRLESQVRFLDAHRDHVQVGSWGSFMDEQGRLARRVRRQPIAAPDVDAELLFRCCLSNRSIMARTAVLQTYRYGEDFPRCQDYDMHVRLAERHSMANLATILVCGRQHAGRYTGLTQDLGRERKMAINRAQLEALGLSPSEADLEQHYLLSRGGLAEREYLQWAEAWLGDLLAANRQVGRYRQASLTRAVGKRWFVLCKQAGRAMGPWAAARMLASPLLRMAAPYVDWRTLRPALTPSLALDPSAPAS
- a CDS encoding CDP-alcohol phosphatidyltransferase family protein — protein: MSEVSGHVVGESPLRIWGLPSALRLRRQLERAGAGAGESFADRVVSLRADWVYDQAIVRGLVAAHEDCALVADGGKCVGVSIRAERRDETATTLAAYGVPPGVRAVSVAEVASGYDDKLRKRELPYLMPLTSETLPAVERRVFGGAYKGVTDAVTLYLWPAPARAATRFCARHRITPNQVTFASLLLVLAAMWLFWTGRYGLGLVAAWAMTFLDTVDGKLARVTLQSTRFGDVFDHGIDLIHPPFWWWTWMVGLPAAGWQLADPSPVLTALVAGYVLQRLEEGVFIAWFRMDMHTWQRFDSRFRLITARRNPNLVILTVAAVAGRPDIGIVAVAVWTMLSLLIHTVRLTQAAWVRRQRPLRSWLAP
- a CDS encoding ribbon-helix-helix protein, CopG family, which produces MALSVRLDPALEARVDQEAKRLGMTKSDFVKDALERVLGVKNPYTLLKATRSLRPMGDPRASENVSARMKAKLRAKRAD
- a CDS encoding glycosyltransferase: MTRLEAPALATQPRTIALLLPSLAAGGVARSVLHLAGAFRNAGHAVDLVLCKAEGPYIESVPDAVNVVALRRESPLVARARLLRLDPRGAAELARPALLAWRPAPVQPYLCDLARYLDRVRPDVLLSAKTPTNLLALWARRWSKAHTRVVVAEHTQLSQSIARNHKWRWRYIAPLVGRTYAEADAIVCVSDGVADDLARTARLPRSRLTTIYNPVVTPALAARAAEPPPHPWLEARADPPVVVAAGRLAPQKNFALLQRAFARLRAQRPARLLILGEGRERSRLEAAAHELGIAADVALPGHVANPYAAYSRASLFVLSSDWEGLPTVLIEALACGCPVVSTDCPSGPAEILEHGRYGTLVPAGDAVALAQAMARTLDQPPAADMLRRRSEAFTLERSAQRYLELLDGLLPATTTES